The Fodinibius saliphilus genomic interval ATTCGAGATCTTCTTTGTGGAGCTCTTCCTGCAACTCTCCATTTACTCCTTGGAATTCCCAAGCAGCTACATATGAATATTCCTCATCATTACGCAGTGCTTCTCCTTCCTCAGACTGGTGCTCAGCCCGGAGGTGGCAACCGCAGGATTCGTCACGGTGCAAGGCATCTTTCGCCATCAGTTCACCTAGCTCAAGGAAATCAGCAACACGACCAGCAAACTCCAAGTACTTATTGTAGTTGGCAGCTTCACCAGGTACGCGAACATTATTCCAGAACTCCTCGCGAAGCTCTTGGATCTGCTTAATTGCTTCTTTCAAACCTTCTTCGCTACGAGAAATCCCTACTTTATCCCACATAATTTGTCCCAGCTCACGATGGAACTCGACAACGCTTTTGTCACCATCAACTTCGAAGAGCTTATCAATATGCCCTTGCGCATTCTCAGCAGCCTCATCAAACGCTTCATGATCTTTGCTAACATCAGGCAACTCTTCACCGGCAATGTAATTACCGATTGTATAAGGGATAATAAAATACCCGTCAGAAAGTCCTTGCATTAATGCACTGGCGCCCAATCGGTTGGCACCGTGATCAGAGAAATTTGCTTCTCCAGCCACGAAAAGCCCCGGGATATTACTCATCAGGTTATAATCTACCCAGAGCCCGCCCATGGTATAGTGCACAGCCGGGAATATCCGCATCGGTTCTTCATAAGGATTATTATCTGTAATATTTTCATACATCTCGAAGAGATTTCCATACTTGTCAGATATCGCCTGTTTTCCTTCACGCTCGATAGCATCACGGAAATCAAGGTATACTGCACGACCTGTTGGCCCTACCCCCATGCCTTCATCACATACAATTTTGGCGTTACGAGAGGCAACATCACGTGGTACCAGGTTACCGAAAGCAGGATATTTTTCTTCGAGGTAATAATAACGTTCGTCTTCTGGAATATCATTAGGATGGCGATCATCTCCCTTCTCTTTGGGTACCCAAACACGTCCGTCGTTACGGAGACTCTCACTCATCAGCGTAAGCTTAGACTGGTAGTCACCGGAAACGGGAATACAAGTTGGGTGTATCTGAACATAACATGGGTTTGCAAATGCAGCACCCCGTTTATGGCATCGCCATGCAGCCGTTACGTTTGAGTTAATAGCATTCGTAGACAAATAAAAGGCATTCCCATACCCGCCACTGGCCAGTACAACAGCATCGGCCATCCAGCGCTGGATTTCGCCGGAAACCAAGTCACGCGTAATAATACCACGTGCTTTTCCGTCAACTATTACCACGTCTAACATTTCCTGCCGGGTCTGCATATCAATTTTCCCGTTGTGCACTTGGCGCATCATCGCCTGGTAGGCACCGAGTAGCAGCTGCTGTCCCGTTTGACCACGAGCGTAGAAAGTCCGCGACACCTGTGCCCCACCAAACGATCGGTTAGCAAGCAGACCGCCATATTCACGAGCGAAAGGCACACCCTGTGCTACCGCTTGATCAATAATTTCATTTGATATTTGAGCCAGCCTGTAGGTATTGGATTCACGAGATCGATAGTCACCGCCTTTAATAGTATCATAAAACAGACGCCAGATTGTATCACCATCATTGGGATAGTTTTTGGCTGCGTTTATTCCACCCTGTGCTGCAATACTATGTGCACGACGGGCAGAATCCTGTATACAAAAACTTGTAACATTGTATCCCAATTCAGCCAAACTAGCGGCAGCAGATCCACCGGCCAACCCGGTACCCACTACAATCACATCGTGTTTACGCTTATTGTTGGGCGCTACCAATTGAATATCGTTAAGATGCTTGGACCATTTATCTTCTAGCGGTCCGGAGGGAACTTTTGAATCTAAGTTCATAATCGAATCATGTTAGAATTAGAGAACACAGATGAATTATTGTTGCTTATCATCTAGGTTCTAATCAGTAAGAAATTAAAGCTGCATCAGGTCCTGCGAAATAGATATACAGCGGGATAAAGAGAAATCCGACAGCCATCAAAATTGCAAAGATGATACCCACGGTATATATAAGTGTAGAATACCGGTTGTGCTTCATCGTCAACGAGGTGAAAGCGCTCCAAAAGCCATGACCAAGGTGAAGACCTAAAAGAATCATTACAACGGTATAACCAAAAGCATAAATAGGATCTTGGAAGGTCTCTATTACTAACGCCTTCAAATCTCGGGCTTCGTGGCCATTGAGCATAATCGTCTCGGTGGCTCCAAATTTAAACGTATCAATATGGATAACGATAAACACGAGCAATACAATGCCGGTGAAGATCATAGACTTGGCCGCCCATGTTTGATGACTGGGGCCGCCTTTGCTTTTATACTTCTTGTAGCCTTCGGGGCGAGCTTTGCGACGATTCCACCAAATAGAAATACCGATATAAGCATGTAATAAAAAAGCTGTTGCTAAGCCTGCTTCAAGGAAATAGAGTAAAAATCCTAAATTCTCCAGAAAATAGGTATACTCATTAAAGGCTTGAGGCTCGCCAAAAAGAGCTAAATTCCCAATGAGATGAAAAATTATGAAAATAATGAGGCCAACTCCTGTTATACCTGTTAAAATCTTGCGGCCAACCTGAGATTTTAGCGCGTCTAGAAATGATGGCATCGTAGTATAATATTTGATCTATTATGTTTACTCCGTTGCGTTAACGCCAACGTACGGATCCTCGTTCCGAGGGGTAGAAGATGTGGCTAAATGGATAAAAAGGCAAGGTTATAGGAGCATTTTAAAACCAAAATTCTTATTCAGAAATGTTCTAAATTGGAAGTTATTTTCTCTAATAAAAATCCTTAATTTCGAAAGTGATGAAAAAGTTTTTAAC includes:
- a CDS encoding fumarate reductase/succinate dehydrogenase flavoprotein subunit, whose protein sequence is MNLDSKVPSGPLEDKWSKHLNDIQLVAPNNKRKHDVIVVGTGLAGGSAAASLAELGYNVTSFCIQDSARRAHSIAAQGGINAAKNYPNDGDTIWRLFYDTIKGGDYRSRESNTYRLAQISNEIIDQAVAQGVPFAREYGGLLANRSFGGAQVSRTFYARGQTGQQLLLGAYQAMMRQVHNGKIDMQTRQEMLDVVIVDGKARGIITRDLVSGEIQRWMADAVVLASGGYGNAFYLSTNAINSNVTAAWRCHKRGAAFANPCYVQIHPTCIPVSGDYQSKLTLMSESLRNDGRVWVPKEKGDDRHPNDIPEDERYYYLEEKYPAFGNLVPRDVASRNAKIVCDEGMGVGPTGRAVYLDFRDAIEREGKQAISDKYGNLFEMYENITDNNPYEEPMRIFPAVHYTMGGLWVDYNLMSNIPGLFVAGEANFSDHGANRLGASALMQGLSDGYFIIPYTIGNYIAGEELPDVSKDHEAFDEAAENAQGHIDKLFEVDGDKSVVEFHRELGQIMWDKVGISRSEEGLKEAIKQIQELREEFWNNVRVPGEAANYNKYLEFAGRVADFLELGELMAKDALHRDESCGCHLRAEHQSEEGEALRNDEEYSYVAAWEFQGVNGELQEELHKEDLEFEFVELKQRSYK
- a CDS encoding succinate dehydrogenase cytochrome b subunit codes for the protein MPSFLDALKSQVGRKILTGITGVGLIIFIIFHLIGNLALFGEPQAFNEYTYFLENLGFLLYFLEAGLATAFLLHAYIGISIWWNRRKARPEGYKKYKSKGGPSHQTWAAKSMIFTGIVLLVFIVIHIDTFKFGATETIMLNGHEARDLKALVIETFQDPIYAFGYTVVMILLGLHLGHGFWSAFTSLTMKHNRYSTLIYTVGIIFAILMAVGFLFIPLYIYFAGPDAALISY